The following proteins are co-located in the Corynebacterium kalinowskii genome:
- a CDS encoding Rieske (2Fe-2S) protein: protein MTDFSCSRRMFLLGTATTFAGAVLAACGSEKAGGVAISDVPVGSAVLVDNFIIAQPSAGVYKAYSNVCPHQGADINKIEGGQAICPKHNSVFSLEDGSVVSGPARGAMAPAKLTKEGDQLQVARA from the coding sequence ATGACTGATTTTTCTTGCAGCAGGCGTATGTTCCTCCTCGGCACCGCAACCACCTTCGCAGGTGCGGTGCTCGCCGCGTGTGGCAGCGAGAAGGCAGGTGGCGTCGCCATCTCAGACGTACCTGTCGGAAGCGCTGTGTTGGTCGATAATTTCATCATCGCCCAACCATCCGCAGGCGTGTACAAGGCATACAGCAACGTGTGCCCCCACCAGGGCGCTGACATCAACAAGATCGAAGGCGGACAGGCCATCTGCCCGAAGCACAACTCGGTCTTTAGCCTAGAAGACGGGTCAGTAGTCTCCGGCCCGGCGCGAGGCGCCATGGCTCCGGCCAAGCTAACCAAAGAGGGCGATCAGCTCCAGGTCGCGCGGGCGTAG